From a single Merismopedia glauca CCAP 1448/3 genomic region:
- a CDS encoding AAA-like domain-containing protein translates to MPLDNASNPTQEFLEFPGAPLSLDSRFYISRPPLEELVCQEVEKPGSVIRIQAPRHMGKSSLLNRLIAHAKAKGYRVVNLDFQQADENVFRNNRQILPLNYTVCSLFLIPRP, encoded by the coding sequence ATGCCTCTCGACAACGCTAGCAATCCGACGCAAGAGTTTTTAGAGTTTCCTGGCGCGCCATTAAGCTTGGATTCTCGCTTTTATATCTCGCGTCCTCCACTAGAAGAACTGGTTTGCCAAGAAGTTGAGAAACCAGGGAGTGTAATTCGCATTCAAGCACCGCGCCACATGGGTAAGAGTTCGTTGCTGAATCGTCTGATTGCCCATGCTAAGGCTAAAGGCTATCGAGTTGTCAACTTAGATTTTCAGCAAGCAGATGAAAACGTTTTTCGCAACAATAGGCAGATTTTGCCACTTAATTACACTGTTTGCTCCCTATTCCTAATTCCCCGACCCTAG
- a CDS encoding WD40 repeat domain-containing protein, whose protein sequence is MDIGTTVKGVDISPDGKLIASASVDGRVKIWRIDGILEGELADPQTVNPIGVECQPTKSDRCQPLAHQTTVNTVSFSPDGQRLVSTSADRTIKLWSVDGKLIETFAGDGAEIIEAKFSPDGQLIASTAEDQTVKLWRSVALYSKPCLKKVLQSHLVLTVNC, encoded by the coding sequence TTGGATATAGGTACGACCGTTAAGGGGGTAGATATCAGTCCTGACGGCAAACTAATCGCCTCAGCTTCGGTAGACGGACGGGTCAAGATTTGGCGGATTGATGGCATATTGGAGGGAGAACTTGCCGATCCTCAAACGGTTAATCCTATTGGTGTGGAATGTCAGCCAACCAAGAGCGATCGCTGTCAGCCTCTGGCTCATCAAACTACTGTCAATACTGTCAGTTTTAGCCCCGACGGTCAACGCTTGGTTTCTACCTCAGCCGATCGCACCATTAAACTATGGAGTGTCGATGGCAAGTTGATCGAGACTTTTGCTGGTGATGGCGCGGAAATTATCGAAGCCAAGTTTAGTCCTGACGGGCAATTAATTGCTTCGACGGCAGAAGATCAAACTGTCAAACTCTGGCGCAGCGTGGCACTTTACTCAAAACCTTGCCTCAAAAAGGTATTACAGTCGCATTTAGTCCTGACAGTAAATTGCTAG